A part of Gossypium hirsutum isolate 1008001.06 chromosome A07, Gossypium_hirsutum_v2.1, whole genome shotgun sequence genomic DNA contains:
- the LOC107953055 gene encoding kinesin-4-like isoform 2 (isoform 2 is encoded by transcript variant 2), giving the protein MAAEGMLSFSVASVVEDVLQQHGNRSKDLDLESRKAEEAASRRYEAAGWLRKMVGVVAAKDLPAEPSEEEFRLGLRSGIILCNVLNRVQPGAVPKVVESPCDAALIPDGAALSAFQYFENIRNFLVAGQGLGLPTFEASDLEQGGKSARVVNCVLALKSYNEWKLSGGNGVWKFGANLKPATTTLGKSFVRKNSEPFTNSLQRTSSTNEKLLNGHSNEIDPNKMQASSVSLSMLVRALLTDKKPEEVPTLVESVLSKVVEEFENRIASQSEVMKSTSKEITPNFRKPVLKQTLVDKKIEEKNIEVMKKEDCFQKNLINEEALKGQLQKQQMIFDQQQRNIKELKHAINSTKAGMQFIQMKFHEEFNSLGMHIHGLAHAASGYHRVLEENRKLYNQVQDLKGSIRVYCRVRPFLSGSSYLSTVDHIEEGNIIINTPSKYGKGRKSFSFNKVFAQSATQAEVFSDMQPLIRSVLDGYNVCIFAYGQTGSGKTYTMTGPKDLTEKSQGVNYRALGDLFLLAEQRKDTFCYDVAVQMIEIYNEQVRDLLVTDGSNKRLEIRNSSQTGLNVPDANLMPVSSTSDVIDLMNLGQRNRAVGATALNDRSSRSHSCLTVHVQGRDLTSGTTLRGCMHLVDLAGSERVDKSEVTGDRLKEAQHINKSLSALGDVIASLAQKNPHVPYRNSKLTQLLQDSLGGQAKTLMFVHISPEPDALGETISTLKFAERVATVELGAARVNKDTSDVKELKEQIASLKAALARKEGEMDQSQHSVSSSSEKYRTKASDLSPFNPNQQVGDVLGAREPVANVGNIEVCTNSALRQKRQSVDLDELLANSPPWPPVVSPAQNFRDDEKELGSGEWVDKVMVNKQDTINRVGSPLGCWEAENGNLSDVFYQKYLHDSSKIYPEKSYNMFLGANGFNMASADDIDDIDVATSDSSEPDLLWQFNSTKLSSITNGIESKTKRPTPKSARNPDMSKNLHPMSGPSPSRKLANGAGQPLHRNMRQPPAADGKRRTGSRK; this is encoded by the exons ATGGCTGCAGAAGGAATGTTGTCGTTTTCAGTTGCTTCAGTTGTGGAGGATGTACTGCAACAACATGGCAATCGCTCCAAAGATCTTGATTTGGAATCTAGAAAAGCTGAGGAAGCTG CATCAAGGAGGTACGAAGCGGCCGGATGGCTaaggaagatggttggagttgtgGCGGCTAAAGATTTGCCGGCAGAGCCATCGGAAGAAGAATTTAGGCTTGGTTTGAGGAGTGGAATAATCCTCTGCAATGTTCTCAATAGAGTTCAACCTGGAGCTGTGCCTAAG GTGGTGGAAAGTCCATGTGACGCGGCCCTCATACCTGATGGAGCTGCATTGTCAGCTTTTcagtattttgaaaatataaggAATTTCCTGGTAGCTGGTCAAGGGTTGGGGCTTCCCACTTTTGAGGCATCCGATCTAGAACAA GGAGGCAAATCTGCAAGGGTGGTTAATTGTGTTCTAGCACTTAAGTCCTATAACGAGTGGAAGCTCTCGGGTGGAAATGGAGTGTGGAAATTTGGTGCAAACTTAAAACCGGCCACCACCACTTTGGGAAAGTCATTTGTAAGAAAAAATTCAGAGCCTTTCACAAACTCCTTGCAGAGGACCTCATCGACAAATGAGAAACTATTAAATGGTCACTCCAATGAAATTGATCCCAATAAAATG CAGGCCAGTTCTGTTTCGCTAAGCATGTTGGTTCGTGCCCTTCTAACAGATAAAAAACCTGAAGAAGTTCCAACG CTGGTTGAATCTGTGCTCAGTAAAGTTGTAGAGGAGTTTGAGAATCGGATTGCAAGCCAATCTGAAGTG ATGAAATCGACTTCAAAAGAAATCACTCCAAATTTCAGAAAGCCTGTATTAAAACAAACTCTTGTGGATAAAAAG ATTGAGGAAAAGAACATCGAAGTGATGAAGAAAGAAGATTGCTTCCAAAAGAACCTCATTAATGAGGAGGCATTAAAAGGTCAATTGCAAAAACAGCAAATGATCTTTGATCAACAACAAAGGAATATTAAG GAACTAAAGCATGCTATTAATTCCACAAAAGCAGGCATGCAATTCATACAAATGAAGTTTCATGAAGAATTCAACAGTCTTG GTATGCATATTCACGGCCTAGCTCATGCTGCTTCTGGTTACCACAGGGTTCTAGAAGAAAACCGCAAGTTATATAACCAAGTTCAGGATCTTAAAG GAAGTATCCGTGTTTATTGCCGTGTGAGACCATTCTTGTCTGGATCAAGCTATCTTAGCACTGTGGATCATATAGAAGAAGGAAACATCATCATCAACACTCCATCGAAGTATGGTAAAGGACGCAAATCCTTCTCCTTCAACAAAGTCTTTGCGCAGTCTGCAACTCAAG CGGAGGTTTTTTCTGATATGCAGCCACTGATTCGGTCAGTTCTTGATGGATACAATGTTTGCATATTTGCATATGGTCAGACAGGATCAGGGAAAACTTACACTATG ACTGGACCTAAAGACCTGACAGAGAAAAGTCAAGGGGTTAATTATAGGGCACTAGGTGATTTGTTCCTTCTAGCAGAACAAAGAAAGGATACCTTCTGCTACGATGTTGCTGTTCAGATGATTGAAATTTATAATGAGCAAGTCAGGGATCTCCTTGTCACAGATGGAAGTAACAAAAG ATTAGAAATTCGCAACAGTTCTCAGACGGGTCTCAATGTACCAGATGCCAACCTCATGCCTGTTTCGTCAACATCAGATGTTATTGATCTGATGAACCTAGGACAAAGGAATCGTGCAGTTGGTGCAACAGCCCTAAATGACCGTAGTAGCCGTTCTCATAG TTGCTTGACCGTCCATGTTCAAGGAAGAGATTTAACATCTGGAACTACTCTCCGTGGCTGCATGCATCTTGTGGATCTTGCAGGTAGTGAGAGAGTAGACAAGTCTGAGGTAACAGGAGATCGACTAAAAGAGGCACAGCACATAAACAAATCTTTATCAGCTCTAGGAGATGTGATTGCTTCCCTTGCCCAAAAGAATCCACATGTTCCTTACAGAAACAGCAAGCTCACTCAACTTCTTCAAGATTCACTTG GAGGACAGGCCAAGACACTAATGTTTGTTCACATAAGCCCTGAACCTGATGCCTTGGGTGAAACAATAAGTACTCTCAAATTCGCAGAGCGTGTAGCTACCGTTGAACTTGGTGCTGCTCGAGTGAACAAAGACACTTCGGATGTTAAAGAACTCAAAGAACAG ATTGCTAGCCTTAAGGCAGCTTTGGCTAGGAAAGAGGGAGAGATGGACCAAAGCCAGCACTCTGTATCTAGTAGCTCTGAAAAATACCGAACAAAAGCTAGTGATCTATCGCCCTTCAATCCTAATCAGCAAGTTGGAGATGTTTTGGGAGCAAGAGAACCTGTGGCGAATGTGGGCAACATTGAG GTGTGCACTAACTCTGCATTGAGGCAAAAGAGGCAAAGCGTTGATCTTGATGAGCTATTAGCAAATTCACCTCCCTGGCCTCCCGTTGTCAGTCCTGCCCAAAACTTCAGGGATGATGAGAAAGAATTAGGCTCGGGTGAGTGGGTGGATAAGGTTATGGTGAACAAGCAAGATACCATTAACAGAGTGGGAAGCCCTCTAGGATGTTGGGAAGCAGAAAATGGGAACTTGTCTGATGTCTTTTACCAGAAATATCTCCACGATTCTTCAAAGATTTATCCagaaaaatcatataatatgtTCTTGGGGGCTAATGGATTCAATATGGCCAGTGCTGATGACATAGATGATATTGATGTTGCAACCAGTGACTCGTCCGAGCCTGATTTGCTCTGGCAATTCAATTCGACCAAACTTAGCAGCATAACCAATGGGATTGAGTCCAAGACCAAGAGACCCACTCCAAAATCAGCAAGAAACCCAGATATGAG CAAAAATCTACATCCTATGTCAGGGCCATCACCGTCTAGGAAACTAGCAAATGGAGCTGGCCAACCTTTGCATCGAAATATGAGGCAGCCACCAGCTGCTGACGGGAAACGCAGAACTGGGAGTAGAAAATAA
- the LOC107953055 gene encoding kinesin-4-like isoform 1 (isoform 1 is encoded by transcript variant 1), with product MAAEGMLSFSVASVVEDVLQQHGNRSKDLDLESRKAEEAASRRYEAAGWLRKMVGVVAAKDLPAEPSEEEFRLGLRSGIILCNVLNRVQPGAVPKVVESPCDAALIPDGAALSAFQYFENIRNFLVAGQGLGLPTFEASDLEQGGKSARVVNCVLALKSYNEWKLSGGNGVWKFGANLKPATTTLGKSFVRKNSEPFTNSLQRTSSTNEKLLNGHSNEIDPNKMASSVSLSMLVRALLTDKKPEEVPTLVESVLSKVVEEFENRIASQSEVMKSTSKEITPNFRKPVLKQTLVDKKIEEKNIEVMKKEDCFQKNLINEEALKGQLQKQQMIFDQQQRNIKELKHAINSTKAGMQFIQMKFHEEFNSLGMHIHGLAHAASGYHRVLEENRKLYNQVQDLKGSIRVYCRVRPFLSGSSYLSTVDHIEEGNIIINTPSKYGKGRKSFSFNKVFAQSATQAEVFSDMQPLIRSVLDGYNVCIFAYGQTGSGKTYTMTGPKDLTEKSQGVNYRALGDLFLLAEQRKDTFCYDVAVQMIEIYNEQVRDLLVTDGSNKRLEIRNSSQTGLNVPDANLMPVSSTSDVIDLMNLGQRNRAVGATALNDRSSRSHSCLTVHVQGRDLTSGTTLRGCMHLVDLAGSERVDKSEVTGDRLKEAQHINKSLSALGDVIASLAQKNPHVPYRNSKLTQLLQDSLGGQAKTLMFVHISPEPDALGETISTLKFAERVATVELGAARVNKDTSDVKELKEQIASLKAALARKEGEMDQSQHSVSSSSEKYRTKASDLSPFNPNQQVGDVLGAREPVANVGNIEVCTNSALRQKRQSVDLDELLANSPPWPPVVSPAQNFRDDEKELGSGEWVDKVMVNKQDTINRVGSPLGCWEAENGNLSDVFYQKYLHDSSKIYPEKSYNMFLGANGFNMASADDIDDIDVATSDSSEPDLLWQFNSTKLSSITNGIESKTKRPTPKSARNPDMSKNLHPMSGPSPSRKLANGAGQPLHRNMRQPPAADGKRRTGSRK from the exons ATGGCTGCAGAAGGAATGTTGTCGTTTTCAGTTGCTTCAGTTGTGGAGGATGTACTGCAACAACATGGCAATCGCTCCAAAGATCTTGATTTGGAATCTAGAAAAGCTGAGGAAGCTG CATCAAGGAGGTACGAAGCGGCCGGATGGCTaaggaagatggttggagttgtgGCGGCTAAAGATTTGCCGGCAGAGCCATCGGAAGAAGAATTTAGGCTTGGTTTGAGGAGTGGAATAATCCTCTGCAATGTTCTCAATAGAGTTCAACCTGGAGCTGTGCCTAAG GTGGTGGAAAGTCCATGTGACGCGGCCCTCATACCTGATGGAGCTGCATTGTCAGCTTTTcagtattttgaaaatataaggAATTTCCTGGTAGCTGGTCAAGGGTTGGGGCTTCCCACTTTTGAGGCATCCGATCTAGAACAA GGAGGCAAATCTGCAAGGGTGGTTAATTGTGTTCTAGCACTTAAGTCCTATAACGAGTGGAAGCTCTCGGGTGGAAATGGAGTGTGGAAATTTGGTGCAAACTTAAAACCGGCCACCACCACTTTGGGAAAGTCATTTGTAAGAAAAAATTCAGAGCCTTTCACAAACTCCTTGCAGAGGACCTCATCGACAAATGAGAAACTATTAAATGGTCACTCCAATGAAATTGATCCCAATAAAATG GCCAGTTCTGTTTCGCTAAGCATGTTGGTTCGTGCCCTTCTAACAGATAAAAAACCTGAAGAAGTTCCAACG CTGGTTGAATCTGTGCTCAGTAAAGTTGTAGAGGAGTTTGAGAATCGGATTGCAAGCCAATCTGAAGTG ATGAAATCGACTTCAAAAGAAATCACTCCAAATTTCAGAAAGCCTGTATTAAAACAAACTCTTGTGGATAAAAAG ATTGAGGAAAAGAACATCGAAGTGATGAAGAAAGAAGATTGCTTCCAAAAGAACCTCATTAATGAGGAGGCATTAAAAGGTCAATTGCAAAAACAGCAAATGATCTTTGATCAACAACAAAGGAATATTAAG GAACTAAAGCATGCTATTAATTCCACAAAAGCAGGCATGCAATTCATACAAATGAAGTTTCATGAAGAATTCAACAGTCTTG GTATGCATATTCACGGCCTAGCTCATGCTGCTTCTGGTTACCACAGGGTTCTAGAAGAAAACCGCAAGTTATATAACCAAGTTCAGGATCTTAAAG GAAGTATCCGTGTTTATTGCCGTGTGAGACCATTCTTGTCTGGATCAAGCTATCTTAGCACTGTGGATCATATAGAAGAAGGAAACATCATCATCAACACTCCATCGAAGTATGGTAAAGGACGCAAATCCTTCTCCTTCAACAAAGTCTTTGCGCAGTCTGCAACTCAAG CGGAGGTTTTTTCTGATATGCAGCCACTGATTCGGTCAGTTCTTGATGGATACAATGTTTGCATATTTGCATATGGTCAGACAGGATCAGGGAAAACTTACACTATG ACTGGACCTAAAGACCTGACAGAGAAAAGTCAAGGGGTTAATTATAGGGCACTAGGTGATTTGTTCCTTCTAGCAGAACAAAGAAAGGATACCTTCTGCTACGATGTTGCTGTTCAGATGATTGAAATTTATAATGAGCAAGTCAGGGATCTCCTTGTCACAGATGGAAGTAACAAAAG ATTAGAAATTCGCAACAGTTCTCAGACGGGTCTCAATGTACCAGATGCCAACCTCATGCCTGTTTCGTCAACATCAGATGTTATTGATCTGATGAACCTAGGACAAAGGAATCGTGCAGTTGGTGCAACAGCCCTAAATGACCGTAGTAGCCGTTCTCATAG TTGCTTGACCGTCCATGTTCAAGGAAGAGATTTAACATCTGGAACTACTCTCCGTGGCTGCATGCATCTTGTGGATCTTGCAGGTAGTGAGAGAGTAGACAAGTCTGAGGTAACAGGAGATCGACTAAAAGAGGCACAGCACATAAACAAATCTTTATCAGCTCTAGGAGATGTGATTGCTTCCCTTGCCCAAAAGAATCCACATGTTCCTTACAGAAACAGCAAGCTCACTCAACTTCTTCAAGATTCACTTG GAGGACAGGCCAAGACACTAATGTTTGTTCACATAAGCCCTGAACCTGATGCCTTGGGTGAAACAATAAGTACTCTCAAATTCGCAGAGCGTGTAGCTACCGTTGAACTTGGTGCTGCTCGAGTGAACAAAGACACTTCGGATGTTAAAGAACTCAAAGAACAG ATTGCTAGCCTTAAGGCAGCTTTGGCTAGGAAAGAGGGAGAGATGGACCAAAGCCAGCACTCTGTATCTAGTAGCTCTGAAAAATACCGAACAAAAGCTAGTGATCTATCGCCCTTCAATCCTAATCAGCAAGTTGGAGATGTTTTGGGAGCAAGAGAACCTGTGGCGAATGTGGGCAACATTGAG GTGTGCACTAACTCTGCATTGAGGCAAAAGAGGCAAAGCGTTGATCTTGATGAGCTATTAGCAAATTCACCTCCCTGGCCTCCCGTTGTCAGTCCTGCCCAAAACTTCAGGGATGATGAGAAAGAATTAGGCTCGGGTGAGTGGGTGGATAAGGTTATGGTGAACAAGCAAGATACCATTAACAGAGTGGGAAGCCCTCTAGGATGTTGGGAAGCAGAAAATGGGAACTTGTCTGATGTCTTTTACCAGAAATATCTCCACGATTCTTCAAAGATTTATCCagaaaaatcatataatatgtTCTTGGGGGCTAATGGATTCAATATGGCCAGTGCTGATGACATAGATGATATTGATGTTGCAACCAGTGACTCGTCCGAGCCTGATTTGCTCTGGCAATTCAATTCGACCAAACTTAGCAGCATAACCAATGGGATTGAGTCCAAGACCAAGAGACCCACTCCAAAATCAGCAAGAAACCCAGATATGAG CAAAAATCTACATCCTATGTCAGGGCCATCACCGTCTAGGAAACTAGCAAATGGAGCTGGCCAACCTTTGCATCGAAATATGAGGCAGCCACCAGCTGCTGACGGGAAACGCAGAACTGGGAGTAGAAAATAA
- the LOC107953057 gene encoding nicotinamide adenine dinucleotide transporter 1, chloroplastic isoform X2: protein MTNDSQPPNSRSLLCNAGAGAAAGISIISCLLPSPTCSLIVGSLEQIFQKEGLRGMYRGLAPTVLALLPNWAVYFTMYEQLKDCLCSNDGKHQLSVGANMLAASGAGAATTCFTNPLWVVKTRLQTQGMRAGVVPYRGTFSALRRIAREEGIRGLYSGLVPALAGISHVAIQFPTYEKIKCYLANQDNTPMDKLGARDVAVASSVSKIFASTLTYPHEVVRSRLQEQGHHSEKRYSGVVDCIRKVFQQEGFAGFYRGCATNLLRTTPAAVITFTSFEMVHRFLVNLFPSDPQPHTL, encoded by the exons ATGACCAACGATTCCCAGCCCCCTAATTCCAGGAGTCTCCTTTGCAATGCCGGTGCTGGCGCTGCCGCCGGTATCTCAATTATTTCCTGCCTCCTCCCCTCCCCAACCT GTAGTCTTATAGTTGGTAGCTTGGAACAAATATTTCAGAAGGAAGGCTTGCGTGGCATGTACCGTGGACTTGCTCCTACTGTACTCGCTTTACTTCCGAATTGGGCT GTATATTTTACAATGTATGAGCAGCTCAAAGACTGTCTATGTTCTAACG ATGGGAAGCACCAACTCTCTGTAGGTGCTAACATGCTAGCTGCATCTGGTGCTGGAGCGGCAACAACCTGTTTCACAAATCCTCTTTGGGTTGTGAAGACAAGACTTCAA ACTCAAGGAATGAGAGCTGGAGTGGTTCCCTATAGGGGTACATTTTCTGCTTTGAGGAGAATAGCTCGTGAGGAGGGTATTCGGGGCCTATACAG TGGTCTTGTCCCCGCATTAGCTGGTATTAGTCATGTTGCCATTCAGTTTCCAACTTACGAGAAGATCAAATGCTATTTAGCGAACCAAG ATAACACTCCAATGGATAAACTTGGTGCACGTGATGTTGCTGTTGCGTCATCAGTTTCCAAAATATTTGCATCCACATTGACTTACCCACATGAG GTGGTACGTTCAAGGCTTCAGGAACAGGGACATCACTCTGAGAAACGCTATTCTGGTGTGGTTGATTGCATCAGAAAAGTATTTCAGCAAGAAGGCTTTGCTGGATTCTACCGTGGGTGTGCAACGAATCTTCTCAGGACCACACCTGCAGCTGTTATCACATTCACCAGCTTTGAGATGGTTCATCGATTTCTTGTCAATCTTTTCCCTTCTGATCCACAGCCTCACACTTTATAA
- the LOC107953057 gene encoding nicotinamide adenine dinucleotide transporter 1, chloroplastic isoform X1 has product MTNDSQPPNSRSLLCNAGAGAAAGVIAATFVCPLDVIKTRLQVHGLPKLGNSTIRRSLIVGSLEQIFQKEGLRGMYRGLAPTVLALLPNWAVYFTMYEQLKDCLCSNDGKHQLSVGANMLAASGAGAATTCFTNPLWVVKTRLQTQGMRAGVVPYRGTFSALRRIAREEGIRGLYSGLVPALAGISHVAIQFPTYEKIKCYLANQDNTPMDKLGARDVAVASSVSKIFASTLTYPHEVVRSRLQEQGHHSEKRYSGVVDCIRKVFQQEGFAGFYRGCATNLLRTTPAAVITFTSFEMVHRFLVNLFPSDPQPHTL; this is encoded by the exons ATGACCAACGATTCCCAGCCCCCTAATTCCAGGAGTCTCCTTTGCAATGCCGGTGCTGGCGCTGCCGCCG GTGTTATTGCTGCAACATTCGTGTGTCCTTTAGATGTTATAAAGACGAGATTACAAGTTCATGGGTTGCCAAAGCTTGGTAACTCAACCATTAGAC GTAGTCTTATAGTTGGTAGCTTGGAACAAATATTTCAGAAGGAAGGCTTGCGTGGCATGTACCGTGGACTTGCTCCTACTGTACTCGCTTTACTTCCGAATTGGGCT GTATATTTTACAATGTATGAGCAGCTCAAAGACTGTCTATGTTCTAACG ATGGGAAGCACCAACTCTCTGTAGGTGCTAACATGCTAGCTGCATCTGGTGCTGGAGCGGCAACAACCTGTTTCACAAATCCTCTTTGGGTTGTGAAGACAAGACTTCAA ACTCAAGGAATGAGAGCTGGAGTGGTTCCCTATAGGGGTACATTTTCTGCTTTGAGGAGAATAGCTCGTGAGGAGGGTATTCGGGGCCTATACAG TGGTCTTGTCCCCGCATTAGCTGGTATTAGTCATGTTGCCATTCAGTTTCCAACTTACGAGAAGATCAAATGCTATTTAGCGAACCAAG ATAACACTCCAATGGATAAACTTGGTGCACGTGATGTTGCTGTTGCGTCATCAGTTTCCAAAATATTTGCATCCACATTGACTTACCCACATGAG GTGGTACGTTCAAGGCTTCAGGAACAGGGACATCACTCTGAGAAACGCTATTCTGGTGTGGTTGATTGCATCAGAAAAGTATTTCAGCAAGAAGGCTTTGCTGGATTCTACCGTGGGTGTGCAACGAATCTTCTCAGGACCACACCTGCAGCTGTTATCACATTCACCAGCTTTGAGATGGTTCATCGATTTCTTGTCAATCTTTTCCCTTCTGATCCACAGCCTCACACTTTATAA
- the LOC121203688 gene encoding putative invertase inhibitor — protein sequence MKNFLISSLVFFYLMLVSVRSDVIQETCDKAARGDPPTIRLDFCLSAFEGNPKAKSATSVADLVEISIETSIANATSMGSLITSLLDKKSIGIFARNCLEDCSELYSLAVSNLRRGGKAFEGKDFGSANIEITAAMDAPITCEDGFKEKGLVSSLTKENKNFFQLTAIPLVFMKMVQK from the coding sequence ATGAAGAATTTTCTCATTTCTTCTCTTGTTTTCTTCTACCTTATGCTTGTGTCAGTGAGGTCCGATGTTATCCAAGAAACTTGCGATAAAGCTGCAAGGGGTGATCCTCCTACTATAAGGTTGGACTTTTGTTTGTCAGCTTTTGAAGGGAATCCCAAAGCCAAATCAGCCACCAGTGTTGCGGATTTAGTTGAAATCTCCATTGAGACATCCATAGCTAATGCGACCAGCATGGGCTCCTTAATAACTAGCCTTTTGGATAAAAAAAGCATTGGAATATTTGCTAGGAATTGCTTGGAAGATTGCTCTGAGCTTTACTCTCTTGCAGTGTCTAATTTACGAAGAGGTGGGAAGGCTTTTGAGGGTAAGGATTTCGGAAGTGCTAATATAGAAATAACTGCTGCCATGGATGCACCAATCACTTGTGAAGACGGGTTCAAGGAGAAAGGGTTGGTGTCGTCATTGACAAAGGAAAACAAGAATTTTTTTCAGCTAACTGCTATCCCTCTTGTATTCATGAAAATGGTCCAGAAATGA
- the LOC107955854 gene encoding putative invertase inhibitor, which produces MKNSHISCLLFFYLLLVSATSDLIQKSCYEASKGNPANIKLDFCVSAFEGNPKAKAAYGVADLVLVSIETAIANATAIGSKISKLLDDKRFGIFARNCLKDCSELYSLAGSSLETGLDAFQAVDYRTANAEISAALDAPVTCEDQLKEKKGLVSPLTKENNNFHQLTAIPLAFMKMVQQ; this is translated from the coding sequence ATGAAGAATTCCCACATTTCTTGTCTTCTTTTCTTTTACCTTTTGCTGGTCTCAGCAACCTCTGATCTTATCCAAAAATCTTGCTATGAAGCTTCAAAGGGTAATCCTGCTAATATTAAGTTGGACTTTTGTGTATCAGCTTTTGAAGGGAATCCCAAAGCCAAAGCAGCCTATGGAGTTGCAGATTTGGTTTTAGTCTCCATTGAGACCGCCATAGCTAATGCCACGGCCATCGGCTCCAAAATATCCAAGCTTTTGGATGACAAACGCTTCGGAATTTTTGCAAGGAACTGCTTGAAAGATTGCTCAGAGCTTTACTCTCTTGCAGGGTCTAGTTTAGAAACAGGTTTGGATGCTTTTCAGGCTGTAGATTATCGAACTGCTAATGCAGAAATAAGTGCTGCCTTGGATGCACCAGTGACTTGTGAAGACCAGCTCAAGGAGAAGAAAGGGTTGGTGTCCCCATTGACAAAGGAAAACAACAATTTCCATCAGCTAACTGCAATCCCTCTTGCATTCATGAAAATGGTCCAGCAATGA